Proteins from a single region of Bdellovibrio bacteriovorus HD100:
- a CDS encoding O-methyltransferase, with the protein MRESVLSHKDNYMLSLLSEESDLKKRSRQFADELNLGRISINAAEAKLIQTLVRTHGCRKFVEIGTLTGLSAQYIFEALPEGGELWTLEKDPKHGEYSAQIFAQLDQSQKKIHLVMGDAREELEKIAAQGPFDGVFIDGNKAAYFDYLTWAEKNVRKGGLILADNIFLSGSVWGEPAQKFSDKQIRIMQDFNKRLADPSLFESAIIPTFEGLYIALKK; encoded by the coding sequence ATGCGTGAATCCGTGTTAAGCCACAAAGACAATTATATGCTTTCACTTCTTTCCGAAGAAAGTGATCTGAAAAAACGTTCCCGCCAGTTTGCTGATGAACTGAATTTGGGAAGAATCAGCATCAATGCAGCTGAAGCGAAGTTGATTCAGACTTTGGTGCGCACGCATGGCTGTCGCAAATTTGTCGAGATCGGAACACTGACGGGATTGTCGGCGCAGTACATCTTTGAAGCCCTGCCAGAGGGCGGGGAGCTGTGGACGCTGGAAAAAGACCCGAAGCATGGCGAATACTCAGCGCAGATTTTTGCACAATTGGATCAGTCCCAAAAGAAGATCCATCTGGTGATGGGTGATGCCCGCGAAGAGCTTGAAAAGATCGCGGCTCAAGGGCCTTTCGACGGCGTGTTCATCGACGGCAACAAAGCCGCCTATTTTGACTATCTGACCTGGGCTGAAAAGAACGTGCGTAAAGGCGGCCTGATTCTGGCCGACAATATCTTCCTGTCGGGTTCCGTGTGGGGTGAACCCGCCCAGAAGTTCTCGGACAAACAAATCCGCATCATGCAGGATTTCAACAAACGCCTGGCCGATCCAAGTCTATTTGAATCCGCCATCATCCCCACCTTCGAAGGCCTCTACATAGCCCTCAAAAAATAA